The Micromonospora sp. NBC_00421 genome contains a region encoding:
- a CDS encoding NUDIX hydrolase: MTSRPPSWFDPLLGRLGTARAEDFTRLTTPEEGGRESAVLVLLGEEPGAGPDVLVLQRAATLRNHAGQPAFPGGAADPEDADVRATALREANEEVDLDPASVTVLAELPKLWIPVSDFVVTPVLAWWHSPHPVHPREPAEVAHVARLPVAELVDPANRMRVRHPSGWIGPAFSVRGMLVWGFTAGVLAALLEMGGWARPWPWSRVVELPPTGATPAPSAGTEEADELAGPLT; this comes from the coding sequence GTGACCTCCCGTCCGCCGTCCTGGTTCGATCCACTGCTCGGCCGGCTCGGCACCGCCCGGGCCGAGGACTTCACCCGACTGACCACCCCCGAGGAAGGCGGCCGGGAGAGCGCGGTGCTGGTGCTGCTCGGCGAGGAGCCCGGTGCCGGCCCCGACGTGCTGGTCCTCCAGCGGGCCGCCACGCTGCGCAACCACGCCGGCCAACCGGCCTTCCCCGGCGGCGCGGCCGACCCGGAGGACGCCGACGTGCGGGCCACCGCGCTGCGTGAGGCGAACGAGGAGGTCGACCTCGACCCGGCCAGCGTGACCGTCCTGGCCGAGTTGCCGAAACTCTGGATCCCGGTCAGCGACTTCGTGGTCACCCCGGTGCTGGCCTGGTGGCACAGCCCGCACCCGGTGCACCCCCGGGAGCCGGCCGAGGTGGCGCACGTGGCCCGGCTGCCCGTCGCCGAGCTGGTCGACCCGGCCAACCGGATGCGGGTCCGCCACCCCAGCGGCTGGATCGGCCCGGCGTTCTCCGTCCGGGGAATGCTGGTCTGGGGCTTCACCGCCGGGGTGCTCGCCGCCCTGCTGGAGATGGGTGGTTGGGCCCGGCCGTGGCCCTGGTCGCGGGTGGTCGAGCTGCCACCGACCGGTGCCACCCCGGCTCCCTCGGCGGGCACCGAGGAGGCGGACGAACTGGCCGGTCCGCTGACCTGA
- a CDS encoding MarP family serine protease yields the protein MSAVDLVLLLLMLVFAISGYRQGFVIGALSFSGFFLGALIGLQLGPMLARQFIDSGTRVLVSLVAVFGLAVLGQALAGWLGSHLRRTITNDAARRADDVGGAFVSILAVMLVAWLVAVPLGSSSLPWLAASVKNSALLTVVDRVLPDQAQELSTALRDTVDTNGFPDVFNGLGRTSARQVAPPDPALAGSQVVANSQRAVVKVLGSAPSCSRRIEGSGFVYADDRVMTNAHVVAGTRSVAVELRGERFDGDVVVYDPDRDLAVLHVPGLPGPSLRFAAGQAGSGADAIVLGFPLDGPYDARPARIRDVDRIEGPDIYNASKVNREIYTIRALVRSGNSGGPLVSSNGLVLGVIFAAAADDPNTGFAVTAEEARPVALAGAERTRGVGTGDCT from the coding sequence GTGTCGGCCGTGGATCTCGTTCTGCTCCTGCTCATGCTCGTGTTCGCGATCAGCGGATACCGCCAGGGCTTCGTCATCGGGGCGCTGTCGTTCTCCGGGTTCTTCCTGGGTGCGCTCATCGGCCTCCAGCTCGGGCCGATGCTGGCCCGCCAGTTCATCGACAGCGGGACCAGGGTGCTGGTCTCCCTGGTCGCCGTCTTCGGGCTCGCCGTGCTCGGTCAGGCGCTGGCCGGCTGGCTCGGCTCCCACCTACGGCGGACGATCACCAACGACGCCGCCAGGCGGGCCGACGACGTCGGGGGCGCGTTCGTCTCGATCCTCGCGGTGATGCTTGTGGCCTGGCTGGTCGCGGTGCCGCTGGGCTCCTCGTCGCTGCCCTGGCTGGCCGCCTCGGTCAAGAACAGCGCGCTGCTGACCGTGGTGGACCGGGTCCTGCCGGACCAGGCCCAGGAGCTGTCCACCGCGCTGCGGGACACCGTCGACACCAACGGCTTCCCCGACGTCTTCAACGGCCTGGGTCGTACCTCGGCGCGACAGGTCGCCCCGCCGGACCCGGCGCTGGCCGGCTCCCAGGTGGTGGCGAACAGCCAGCGGGCGGTGGTGAAGGTGCTGGGTTCCGCACCGAGCTGCTCGCGCCGGATCGAGGGTTCCGGGTTCGTCTACGCCGACGACCGGGTGATGACCAACGCGCATGTGGTGGCCGGCACCCGCTCCGTCGCGGTCGAGCTGCGCGGCGAACGGTTCGACGGTGACGTCGTCGTCTACGACCCGGACCGTGACCTCGCCGTGCTGCACGTGCCGGGACTGCCCGGCCCCTCCCTGCGGTTCGCCGCCGGACAGGCCGGCAGCGGCGCGGACGCGATCGTGCTGGGCTTCCCACTCGACGGCCCGTACGACGCCCGCCCGGCCCGGATCCGGGACGTGGACCGGATCGAGGGCCCGGACATCTACAACGCCAGCAAGGTGAACCGGGAGATCTACACGATCCGGGCGCTGGTCCGCAGCGGCAACTCCGGCGGCCCGCTGGTCTCCTCCAACGGTCTGGTGCTCGGGGTGATCTTCGCGGCGGCGGCGGACGACCCGAACACCGGTTTCGCGGTGACCGCCGAGGAGGCCCGACCGGTGGCGCTGGCCGGCGCGGAGCGTACCCGTGGGGTGGGCACCGGCGACTGCACCTGA